One Pseudomonas brassicacearum genomic region harbors:
- the lpxB gene encoding lipid-A-disaccharide synthase — MTNLRIALVAGEASGDILGAGLMRALKVQHPEVEFIGVGGPLMQAEGLTSYFPMERLSVMGLVEVLGRLRELLARRKKLIQTLIDEKPDVFIGIDAPDFTLNIELKLRQAGIKTVHYVSPSVWAWRQKRVLKIREGCDLMLTLLPFEARFYEEKGVPVRFVGHTLADTIPLEADREAARQALGLPEGPLVALMPGSRGGEVSRLGGLFFDAAERLRAMRPGVGFVLPCASPERRAQLEALLVGRNLPITLLDGRSHEALAACDAVLIASGTATLEALLYKRPMVVAYRLAPLTFWILKRMVKSPYVSLPNLLAQRLLVPELLQDEATADALANTLSPLIDGGQEQTRGFDEIHRTLRRDASNQAADAVLTLIGAKQ, encoded by the coding sequence ATGACTAATTTGCGTATTGCACTGGTGGCGGGAGAGGCTTCCGGTGACATTCTGGGCGCCGGTCTGATGCGTGCGCTCAAGGTGCAGCATCCGGAGGTCGAATTCATCGGTGTTGGCGGTCCACTGATGCAAGCCGAAGGGCTGACGTCTTATTTCCCTATGGAACGTCTGTCGGTCATGGGACTGGTGGAAGTGCTCGGTCGCCTGCGGGAGTTGCTGGCCCGTCGCAAGAAACTGATCCAGACCCTGATCGACGAAAAGCCGGATGTGTTCATCGGTATCGATGCGCCGGATTTCACCCTCAACATCGAACTCAAGTTGCGTCAGGCCGGTATCAAGACGGTGCATTACGTCAGCCCGTCGGTCTGGGCCTGGCGGCAGAAGCGGGTACTGAAGATTCGCGAAGGCTGCGACCTGATGCTGACGCTGCTGCCGTTCGAAGCCCGGTTCTACGAAGAGAAGGGCGTGCCGGTGCGGTTCGTCGGTCATACCCTGGCCGATACCATTCCCCTGGAGGCCGACCGCGAAGCAGCTCGCCAGGCGTTGGGCCTGCCGGAAGGACCGCTGGTGGCCTTGATGCCTGGCAGCCGGGGCGGCGAAGTGAGCCGCCTGGGTGGCTTGTTTTTTGATGCCGCTGAGCGCCTGCGGGCGATGCGTCCCGGTGTGGGGTTTGTCTTGCCGTGTGCCAGTCCGGAGCGCCGGGCTCAGCTTGAAGCGCTTCTGGTCGGTCGCAACTTGCCGATTACACTGCTCGACGGTCGCTCCCATGAAGCGCTGGCTGCGTGTGATGCCGTGTTGATTGCGTCCGGCACTGCTACCCTTGAGGCGTTGTTGTACAAGCGCCCGATGGTGGTCGCCTATCGCCTGGCGCCGCTGACATTCTGGATTCTCAAGCGTATGGTCAAGAGCCCTTATGTCTCCCTGCCGAACTTGCTGGCCCAACGCTTGCTGGTGCCCGAGTTGTTGCAGGACGAGGCGACTGCCGATGCGCTGGCCAACACGCTTTCGCCCTTGATCGACGGCGGCCAGGAGCAAACCCGGGGCTTTGACGAAATCCACCGTACCTTGCGTCGCGATGCCTCTAACCAGGCGGCGGACGCGGTGCTGACCCTGATCGGCGCAAAACAATGA
- the rnhB gene encoding ribonuclease HII — MSNVKLQMGLDFNLVAEVQELVAGVDEVGRGPLCGAVVTAAVILDPNRPIQGLNDSKKLTEARREKLYDEICEKALSWCIARAEVEEIDELNILHATMLAMQRAVQGLHITPKLAMIDGNRCPKLSMRAEAVIQGDGKVPAIAAASILAKVSRDREMAAFELIYPGYGIGGHKGYPTPVHLEALARLGPTPIHRRSFAPVRLAYEAREGLIINSQCPVS; from the coding sequence ATGAGCAACGTAAAGCTACAGATGGGCCTGGACTTCAACCTGGTCGCCGAAGTGCAAGAGCTGGTGGCCGGTGTCGATGAAGTCGGACGCGGCCCATTGTGCGGCGCGGTGGTGACGGCGGCAGTGATTCTCGACCCGAACCGGCCGATCCAGGGCCTCAACGACTCCAAGAAGCTCACCGAGGCCCGTCGCGAAAAGCTCTACGACGAAATCTGCGAGAAAGCCCTGAGCTGGTGCATTGCCCGGGCCGAAGTCGAAGAAATTGATGAGCTGAATATCCTGCACGCCACCATGCTCGCCATGCAGCGCGCCGTCCAGGGGCTGCACATTACGCCGAAGCTGGCGATGATCGATGGCAATCGTTGCCCGAAACTGTCGATGCGCGCCGAAGCGGTCATCCAGGGCGACGGCAAGGTGCCGGCCATCGCGGCGGCCTCGATCCTGGCCAAGGTCAGCCGTGACCGGGAAATGGCTGCTTTTGAATTGATCTATCCGGGCTATGGCATCGGCGGCCACAAGGGCTATCCGACCCCCGTTCATCTGGAAGCCCTGGCGCGCCTTGGGCCAACACCCATCCACCGGCGTTCGTTCGCTCCGGTGCGCCTGGCCTATGAGGCGCGTGAAGGGTTGATCATAAACAGTCAGTGCCCTGTTTCTTAA